One window from the genome of Pandoraea fibrosis encodes:
- a CDS encoding acyl-CoA dehydrogenase family protein: protein MGAASIISGVPMNFDIDPDDVAFRDEVRVFLREHLPVDMAVRTRRGYHFLREDQRDWTRILNRHGWSGANWPTAWGGTGWSPVRQFIFEEECFMAGAPPIDTAGFKMIGPVIMTFGSDALKQEFGPRILNGDVFWGQGFSEPNAGSDLASLSTRAVRDGDDYVINGRKIWTSYVETAETIFLLAKTDPEARQRGISMLLVDKNAPGVTIRPIIDIGESHTLNEVFFDDVRTPARYLVGEEGKGWTYGKYLLDLERAFSAEWPRNKRNLEQLRAMARLERTNGTRLIDAPGFASRLAQLEIDLQALEWLTLRALYEKDEGSTLPVGSLLKVRGSELLQKIGEMQVEALGDYGTYIYPDPDRTPGGEATWPPGPEYAPGVLPDFMYRRATTIYGGANEVQRTIIARSFLEL, encoded by the coding sequence ATGGGCGCGGCGTCCATCATTTCCGGAGTTCCCATGAATTTTGACATCGATCCCGATGATGTCGCATTTCGCGACGAAGTGCGGGTGTTCCTTCGCGAGCATCTCCCGGTCGATATGGCGGTTCGCACGCGGCGTGGTTACCATTTTTTGCGTGAAGACCAACGCGACTGGACACGCATCCTGAACCGTCACGGTTGGTCCGGGGCCAACTGGCCGACGGCCTGGGGGGGCACGGGGTGGTCGCCGGTTCGGCAATTCATCTTCGAGGAAGAATGCTTCATGGCGGGTGCGCCCCCTATCGACACCGCGGGCTTCAAGATGATCGGCCCAGTGATCATGACCTTCGGTAGCGATGCACTGAAGCAGGAGTTCGGTCCCCGTATCCTCAATGGAGACGTTTTTTGGGGGCAGGGCTTCTCCGAGCCCAACGCGGGATCCGACCTGGCGTCTCTGTCGACCCGTGCCGTGCGTGATGGCGACGACTATGTGATCAACGGTCGAAAGATATGGACCTCATACGTCGAGACGGCGGAGACGATTTTCCTGCTTGCGAAAACCGATCCGGAAGCGCGCCAGCGCGGGATATCCATGTTGTTGGTCGACAAGAATGCGCCGGGTGTGACGATACGGCCGATCATCGATATCGGTGAGAGCCATACGCTCAACGAAGTTTTCTTCGACGACGTGCGCACACCAGCTCGCTACCTGGTGGGGGAAGAGGGCAAGGGCTGGACCTATGGCAAGTACTTGCTCGACCTGGAGCGTGCCTTTAGTGCCGAGTGGCCGAGAAATAAACGAAATCTCGAGCAGTTGCGCGCGATGGCGCGTCTCGAGCGAACGAACGGCACGCGATTGATCGATGCTCCCGGCTTTGCGTCCAGGCTTGCGCAGTTGGAGATCGACCTCCAGGCGCTTGAGTGGCTCACGTTGCGGGCACTGTACGAAAAGGACGAGGGTTCCACGCTACCCGTGGGCTCGTTGCTGAAGGTACGCGGCTCGGAGTTGCTGCAGAAGATCGGCGAGATGCAAGTCGAAGCGCTGGGTGATTACGGAACCTATATCTATCCCGATCCGGATCGAACGCCGGGGGGCGAAGCCACATGGCCCCCGGGACCAGAATACGCACCGGGGGTATTGCCCGATTTCATGTATCGCCGCGCCACTACCATCTATGGCGGTGCGAACGAAGTGCAGCGCACGATTATTGCGCGTTCATTCCTGGAATTGTGA
- a CDS encoding acyl-CoA dehydrogenase family protein, whose translation MMDDDLQAYRTRAARWLAENAPRYSGDARHGLSFEADLALAREWQALKAVNGYAGITLPTCYGGAGGSELEKIVFSEEEMRYDVPWTYFSVSLSNPVPIMLRHAAEDERRRLGPPAIRGEHIWCQLFSEPSAGTDLAALRLRAERKDDGWVLNGQKVWTSWAQIADWGVIIARTDATVPKHAGLTYFYLDMRSPGITVRPIRRLVDEPDLNEVFFDNVFVPDAQRLGEVGAGFKVAIETLMIERYAVTDESGYGPTLEAFVEIAKHARIQGRPALEDGEVRALIAQVITERQGLRSIHRRAVSAMARGRQPGPEGAIRKLLLGRTRQRMSALALDLLGGDGVQLDPEASPLRDFARSWIDPSLRIAGGTDEVLINTLAERILGLPQDYRPDKGVPFNQL comes from the coding sequence ATGATGGACGACGATCTGCAGGCCTACCGAACGCGCGCCGCACGTTGGCTAGCGGAAAATGCGCCTCGCTACTCGGGAGACGCTCGGCACGGGTTGAGCTTCGAGGCCGATTTGGCGCTCGCGCGGGAATGGCAGGCGCTCAAGGCTGTCAACGGCTACGCTGGCATCACACTCCCCACATGCTATGGCGGCGCGGGCGGGAGCGAGCTCGAGAAGATCGTGTTCAGCGAAGAGGAAATGCGCTATGACGTGCCATGGACTTACTTCAGTGTGAGTCTGAGCAATCCCGTGCCAATCATGCTAAGGCATGCGGCCGAGGACGAGCGCCGGCGCTTGGGTCCCCCTGCGATCCGCGGCGAACATATCTGGTGTCAATTGTTCTCCGAACCATCGGCCGGCACTGATCTTGCCGCGTTGCGGTTGCGTGCCGAGCGCAAGGACGATGGATGGGTGTTAAACGGGCAGAAGGTGTGGACGAGCTGGGCTCAGATCGCGGATTGGGGCGTGATAATCGCACGCACCGACGCGACGGTCCCCAAGCATGCCGGGCTGACCTATTTTTACCTGGACATGCGCTCGCCCGGGATCACGGTTCGGCCGATTCGCCGTCTGGTGGACGAACCCGATCTCAACGAAGTGTTCTTCGATAACGTCTTCGTGCCCGATGCCCAGCGGCTCGGCGAAGTCGGCGCCGGCTTCAAGGTTGCCATCGAGACCTTGATGATAGAGCGCTATGCAGTCACCGACGAGTCGGGCTACGGGCCGACCCTGGAAGCGTTTGTCGAGATTGCGAAACACGCACGAATTCAAGGACGCCCCGCCCTGGAAGATGGGGAGGTGCGAGCCTTGATCGCACAAGTGATCACGGAACGTCAGGGGCTGCGCTCGATCCATCGCCGTGCAGTCAGCGCGATGGCACGTGGTCGTCAGCCCGGCCCTGAGGGCGCAATCCGAAAGCTGCTGCTCGGGCGCACACGGCAGCGCATGAGCGCGCTCGCGCTCGATCTGCTGGGGGGCGACGGGGTTCAACTCGATCCAGAGGCATCGCCTCTCAGGGACTTCGCCCGTTCCTGGATCGATCCCAGTCTGCGCATTGCAGGCGGGACCGACGAAGTCCTTATCAATACGCTCGCCGAGCGAATTCTGGGGCTCCCCCAGGACTACCGCCCCGATAAAGGCGTGCCGTTCAACCAGTTGTGA
- a CDS encoding acyl-CoA dehydrogenase family protein — protein sequence MEDHDDLAPIRDQARRFLKDALSHDHLKALLEVPGTFDHVTWREVVALGWPSASVPDAAGGLGLGWGATCMFAEELGRTTGSLPLIASGALARVLLECHDAPSLLAAGQRLLEGETHACLAFTAPGEGGLAVNPSVSLTPEGLFGETAFIPFGASADVALVHASCDAGTCLVLVELAGGGVTRETVPMLDNSRASARLRFTGAPAEIVGDEALALFWRIAGEIALATAFEQLGGAQACLDLARDYAMERTAFGQPIGRFQAIKTKLAEMYVRIEIARGCSLDALAALDAGEPSWLGLAAGARLAATEAYEFAARESIQTHGAIGITWEAQPHHYYRRSRTLALEWGNALFWRDQLIAGAGFNAGKAQETTK from the coding sequence ATGGAAGATCACGACGATCTCGCGCCGATCCGGGACCAGGCCCGGCGCTTTTTGAAAGATGCACTCTCGCACGACCACCTGAAAGCACTGCTTGAGGTGCCGGGGACTTTCGACCACGTTACCTGGCGTGAAGTGGTCGCGCTGGGGTGGCCGTCTGCATCCGTGCCCGACGCTGCCGGTGGTCTCGGGTTGGGGTGGGGGGCAACGTGCATGTTCGCAGAGGAATTGGGGCGAACCACCGGGTCTTTGCCGTTGATCGCGAGTGGGGCACTGGCTCGTGTCTTGCTTGAATGCCACGACGCACCCTCATTGCTTGCGGCCGGGCAGAGGCTGCTCGAAGGTGAGACGCATGCTTGCCTGGCTTTCACTGCGCCCGGCGAGGGAGGGTTGGCCGTGAATCCCTCGGTCTCTCTGACGCCCGAAGGACTGTTTGGCGAAACGGCGTTTATCCCGTTTGGCGCCAGTGCAGATGTCGCGTTAGTACACGCGTCTTGCGACGCCGGCACCTGTTTAGTCTTGGTCGAGCTCGCAGGCGGTGGCGTCACACGGGAAACGGTGCCGATGCTGGACAACAGCCGGGCGTCGGCGCGTCTTCGCTTTACGGGAGCCCCGGCCGAGATCGTCGGCGACGAGGCACTCGCGCTGTTCTGGAGAATCGCGGGCGAGATCGCGTTGGCGACCGCCTTTGAGCAATTGGGAGGGGCGCAGGCGTGCCTGGATCTCGCGCGAGACTACGCCATGGAGCGCACTGCGTTTGGACAACCGATCGGTCGGTTCCAGGCGATCAAGACCAAGCTTGCCGAGATGTATGTACGCATCGAGATCGCGCGCGGTTGCTCGCTCGATGCGCTCGCTGCGCTCGACGCCGGCGAGCCGAGTTGGTTGGGGCTTGCCGCGGGGGCTCGTCTGGCGGCCACCGAGGCGTATGAGTTTGCCGCACGAGAGAGTATCCAGACGCACGGCGCCATTGGTATTACCTGGGAGGCACAGCCGCATCACTATTACCGTCGCTCACGCACACTCGCGCTCGAATGGGGAAATGCTCTGTTCTGGCGGGACCAGTTGATAGCGGGGGCGGGGTTCAATGCTGGCAAGGCGCAGGAGACGACAAAATGA
- a CDS encoding Zn-ribbon domain-containing OB-fold protein: MTTFRPLPLLTDINRFFWTSGADGKLRMQRCRGCGHWQHPAGVICSQCLSRDVAPEVLSGFGTVEAVTVNHQPWFPDVEVPYAIAIVSLPEQPGLNLTTNIVGVPPDLVKIGQRVKVVFEPVEDVFLPLFTPVTE, from the coding sequence ATGACGACCTTTCGCCCCCTTCCGCTTCTCACCGATATCAACCGCTTCTTCTGGACGAGCGGGGCCGACGGCAAATTGCGAATGCAGCGTTGTCGCGGGTGTGGTCACTGGCAGCACCCGGCCGGGGTAATTTGTTCGCAATGTCTGAGCCGGGATGTGGCGCCCGAAGTGCTGTCGGGGTTTGGCACCGTCGAAGCGGTGACGGTTAACCACCAACCATGGTTTCCTGACGTGGAGGTGCCGTATGCCATCGCTATCGTCAGTTTGCCGGAGCAGCCGGGGCTGAATCTCACCACCAACATTGTCGGCGTGCCGCCCGATCTGGTGAAAATCGGGCAGCGCGTCAAGGTGGTGTTTGAACCGGTGGAGGATGTGTTTCTGCCGCTGTTCACGCCTGTGACCGAATAA
- a CDS encoding SDR family NAD(P)-dependent oxidoreductase has protein sequence MQRRFEGKVALVTGAGRGMGRAVSLALASEGASVVVSARTARHGDAVVAEIRALGSQALRVGGDISDREAVQATFDAAAQAHARLDIVVHCAADAAHGRVVGMPDETYDYLIKSNIYAPFWIAKAAAPLLANAPDKGRMIFISSAMANRTFVPGLIPYAASKAYLNAFARGLAVELGGQNILVNVIEPGLIASDRLKQKFNDAQINAMSAGYPVPRAGTPDEIAAAALFLASSDARYITGAALLVDGGVSMVPLTGLPENMSR, from the coding sequence ATGCAACGTCGATTCGAAGGCAAAGTGGCGCTAGTGACAGGTGCCGGACGTGGAATGGGGCGAGCGGTATCGCTCGCGTTGGCATCGGAAGGGGCATCGGTGGTCGTCTCGGCTCGTACAGCGCGCCACGGCGATGCCGTGGTGGCCGAAATTCGGGCGCTCGGGAGCCAGGCGTTGCGTGTCGGCGGAGATATTTCGGATCGAGAGGCGGTACAGGCCACCTTCGACGCGGCGGCGCAAGCGCATGCTCGTCTGGATATCGTCGTGCACTGCGCTGCCGATGCGGCCCACGGTCGGGTTGTCGGTATGCCGGATGAGACCTACGATTATCTGATCAAGAGCAACATTTACGCGCCGTTCTGGATTGCGAAGGCTGCGGCTCCCCTGTTGGCCAACGCACCGGACAAGGGGCGCATGATTTTTATTTCGTCGGCGATGGCCAATCGCACGTTCGTCCCCGGATTGATTCCGTACGCGGCGAGCAAAGCGTACCTGAATGCCTTTGCCCGCGGCCTGGCGGTGGAACTCGGAGGGCAGAATATTCTCGTCAACGTCATAGAGCCGGGGTTGATCGCGTCGGATCGTCTCAAGCAGAAATTCAATGATGCCCAGATCAACGCCATGTCGGCCGGATATCCGGTACCACGCGCCGGAACGCCTGACGAAATCGCTGCGGCGGCACTTTTTCTGGCCTCGTCCGACGCGAGGTACATCACCGGTGCCGCGCTGCTCGTGGACGGAGGTGTCAGCATGGTTCCGCTCACGGGGTTGCCGGAGAATATGAGCCGCTAA
- a CDS encoding oxidoreductase, with protein MKASPENTPYPSLFSPFRLGTLALRNRTVMAPMSTNMSHPDGSVSPRQVAFYQARAAGGIGLIIVEFCCVDAATGRSEHRQLTLETPHFLDGHQRLVEGIHRGGAAAALQLQHGGNGAVRSLLVDGIAVAPSDVPSRRDPTKRSARALTADEIEQLIERFGRTAELGVRAGYDAFELHGAHGYLLTSFLSPMTNHREDAWGGDEARRLQFPSQVIARVKSAIGNRPLIYRLSADEFSPHGLNIDDMVRIAPALVRAGADALHVSIGTGWTGLDKVIEPMSVPEGWRLPYARRIRAAVDVPVIGVGQIRWPETAEGAIVRGDADLVALGRPLLADPEWPNKAKRGEIEAIRPCTSCNYCVSMHAGEHGGIGCAENPRTGRELDALPDAGALRGARAVVIGGGPGGMSAALMLDAAGFRTELFEARQQLGGGLIASAAPPDKEKLGWYQQYLEQCLASADIKVHLGHRVRSEDLLSAPPAIVVVAGGGTPKPMSIDGISLPNVHDAYALLMGDASALPAPGQHPVMVYGGGETGCETAEYLAARHYRVVLVSRSAAKQLARSAEMIYRQVLLARLQANPAIEIVDEYEIRRIAPDGTVTLVSPSGQSKEVQTDAVLIAQGRTPDTSLTEALLEAGIPVVTIGDARRGGRIGDAVNQAYSAVVALCATGAPPRELRC; from the coding sequence ATGAAAGCCAGCCCCGAAAACACGCCTTACCCGTCATTGTTCAGCCCATTTCGTCTGGGCACGCTTGCCTTGCGCAACCGCACTGTCATGGCGCCGATGTCAACCAACATGAGCCATCCTGACGGTTCGGTCTCCCCACGGCAGGTAGCGTTCTACCAGGCGCGGGCCGCCGGCGGCATTGGATTGATCATTGTCGAGTTCTGTTGTGTCGACGCAGCCACCGGGCGCTCGGAGCATCGGCAACTCACCCTGGAGACCCCTCACTTCCTCGATGGCCATCAACGGCTGGTTGAAGGTATTCACCGGGGGGGCGCGGCGGCCGCACTACAACTACAGCACGGTGGCAACGGTGCCGTTCGAAGTCTGTTGGTCGACGGCATCGCGGTAGCGCCCAGCGACGTCCCCTCTCGACGGGACCCCACAAAGCGCTCGGCGCGCGCCCTTACGGCAGACGAAATCGAGCAACTGATCGAACGTTTCGGACGCACGGCCGAGTTGGGTGTTCGCGCGGGTTACGACGCTTTCGAGTTGCATGGTGCGCACGGCTATCTGCTGACGTCGTTCCTGTCGCCGATGACCAATCATCGCGAAGACGCTTGGGGCGGCGATGAAGCCCGCCGTCTGCAATTTCCCTCGCAGGTGATCGCCCGGGTGAAATCCGCGATTGGCAACCGTCCGCTGATCTATCGATTGTCCGCCGACGAATTCAGCCCGCACGGACTGAACATCGACGACATGGTGCGAATCGCCCCGGCTTTGGTACGAGCCGGTGCAGATGCGTTGCACGTTTCCATCGGCACCGGATGGACCGGACTGGACAAGGTCATCGAACCGATGTCGGTCCCCGAAGGCTGGCGCTTGCCCTACGCACGCAGAATTCGCGCCGCTGTCGACGTGCCTGTCATTGGGGTCGGCCAGATACGTTGGCCCGAAACCGCGGAGGGAGCAATCGTCCGTGGCGACGCCGACCTGGTTGCCTTGGGACGCCCTCTGCTCGCGGATCCCGAGTGGCCCAACAAGGCCAAACGAGGGGAGATCGAAGCGATCCGGCCATGCACCTCGTGCAACTATTGCGTCTCCATGCACGCCGGAGAACACGGCGGCATCGGGTGTGCTGAAAATCCACGCACCGGCCGCGAGCTCGATGCTCTGCCCGATGCGGGGGCATTGCGAGGTGCGCGAGCCGTGGTGATCGGTGGCGGCCCGGGAGGCATGTCGGCCGCACTCATGCTCGATGCTGCCGGGTTTCGCACCGAGCTCTTCGAGGCGCGCCAACAGTTGGGGGGTGGCCTGATCGCATCCGCAGCGCCTCCCGACAAGGAGAAACTTGGTTGGTATCAGCAATACCTCGAGCAATGCCTCGCAAGCGCCGATATCAAGGTTCATTTGGGGCACCGGGTGCGGAGTGAAGATTTATTGAGCGCTCCACCGGCAATCGTTGTCGTGGCAGGCGGCGGCACCCCGAAGCCGATGTCCATCGACGGCATAAGCCTGCCGAACGTGCATGATGCCTATGCGCTGCTAATGGGTGACGCAAGCGCCCTGCCCGCTCCGGGGCAACACCCGGTGATGGTCTACGGTGGCGGAGAAACCGGCTGCGAAACCGCCGAGTACCTGGCTGCACGCCACTATCGAGTCGTGCTGGTATCGCGCTCTGCGGCCAAACAACTCGCACGATCCGCAGAAATGATCTACCGACAGGTGCTGCTCGCCCGCCTACAGGCCAATCCTGCGATTGAGATCGTCGACGAATACGAAATCCGACGCATAGCCCCCGACGGCACCGTCACATTGGTCTCACCGAGCGGCCAGTCCAAAGAGGTACAGACCGATGCCGTCCTGATCGCCCAGGGACGAACCCCCGACACATCGCTGACCGAAGCCTTGCTCGAGGCAGGCATCCCCGTCGTCACGATCGGCGATGCCCGTCGGGGCGGACGTATCGGCGACGCCGTGAATCAGGCGTATAGCGCGGTGGTCGCGCTATGCGCCACCGGCGCGCCCCCGCGTGAACTCCGTTGCTGA
- a CDS encoding SDR family oxidoreductase, translating into MLIDSMFDLAGKVALVNGGSRGIGEAIARTLSAYGAHVVIASRKADACEQVAHSIRESGGQASARPCHLGDLTQIEATFAEIEATHGGLDILVNNAAANPYQGPIVDTSPAVFAKTVDVNVRGFFYSSVCAARQMARRGGGSILNVASVNAFAPGDQQGIYSITKAAVISMTLAFARECAADNIRVNALVPGPTDTRFAAPLIHDPASMASLMPRLPLGRVGQPSDMVGAALYLVSDAASFTTGASLTVDGGFLLS; encoded by the coding sequence ATGCTCATAGATTCCATGTTTGATCTTGCAGGAAAGGTGGCCCTCGTCAACGGCGGCAGCCGGGGTATTGGTGAGGCCATCGCGAGAACCCTTTCCGCCTATGGCGCACATGTGGTGATCGCCAGCCGCAAGGCCGACGCGTGCGAGCAGGTTGCCCACAGCATCCGCGAATCGGGCGGGCAAGCCAGTGCGAGGCCCTGCCACCTGGGCGACTTGACGCAAATCGAAGCGACCTTTGCCGAGATCGAAGCCACTCACGGAGGCTTGGACATACTCGTCAACAATGCCGCAGCCAACCCGTACCAGGGCCCCATCGTCGATACCTCGCCCGCCGTCTTTGCGAAGACGGTCGACGTCAACGTCCGGGGTTTCTTCTACAGTTCCGTGTGTGCTGCCCGGCAGATGGCTCGCCGAGGCGGTGGCTCGATTCTGAACGTGGCGTCGGTCAACGCGTTCGCCCCGGGGGATCAACAGGGTATCTATTCGATTACCAAGGCAGCGGTCATTTCCATGACGCTGGCGTTTGCCCGCGAATGCGCGGCTGACAACATCCGTGTGAATGCCCTGGTACCGGGGCCGACCGATACCCGCTTCGCCGCGCCCCTGATCCATGACCCAGCGTCCATGGCGTCGCTGATGCCTCGGTTACCGCTGGGTCGCGTCGGGCAACCAAGCGACATGGTCGGTGCCGCCCTTTATCTCGTCTCGGATGCGGCGAGCTTTACCACTGGGGCCAGCCTCACCGTGGACGGCGGCTTCCTGCTCTCCTGA
- a CDS encoding AMP-binding protein → MRPDDHIAATPARAALVVANANGATTLDYRRLSQRSRQLAAYWAREGLREGDTVAVLLENRVEAAEIMWAAQRSGLRYTFINHHLLPADVAYIVQDSDAVCVVTSADLAESLLPEFPALIRVALCMDRDVSGYARYETIVDAAEKIFADAPAVEGAMMLYSSGTTGRPKGVKYDRPRQRYGEFVAIAELLRDGFGIGPDSVLLLAGPLYHAAPLSWMGAAQRLGATVIALDKYDAHTCLQLISQHGVTHALMVPTHFVRLLKLDSEVRARYSTASLQRVIHAGAPCPVEVKRRMMAWWGPILHEFYSSTEANGFVMIGPHEWLAHPGSVGKVTRGSIRITDDAGQPMPPGEPGLIWFESAGVAFSYHKAEDKTRAAYDAQGRSTVGDIGYVDADGYLYLTDRKANMIVSGGVNIYPQEIESLLTLHPDVHDLAVIGTPDEDLGEIVTAVVVPTPGVAPDERLAAALSSYCRAHLASFKCPRKVRFVEAVPRTPTGKLLKRLIALD, encoded by the coding sequence ATGCGACCGGATGACCACATCGCCGCCACCCCCGCCAGGGCGGCGCTTGTCGTCGCCAATGCCAATGGCGCGACCACGTTAGATTATCGGCGTCTGAGTCAGCGCAGCCGTCAACTCGCCGCTTACTGGGCGCGAGAGGGGTTGCGTGAGGGCGACACGGTTGCCGTTCTTTTGGAAAACCGGGTCGAGGCTGCCGAAATCATGTGGGCCGCGCAGCGATCCGGCCTGCGTTATACGTTCATCAATCACCATCTCTTGCCCGCCGATGTCGCTTATATCGTGCAGGATAGCGACGCTGTCTGTGTCGTGACATCGGCCGATCTCGCCGAGTCCTTGCTTCCCGAATTCCCCGCTCTGATCCGGGTGGCACTGTGCATGGATCGCGATGTGAGCGGGTATGCCCGTTACGAAACGATCGTGGACGCCGCCGAGAAGATATTCGCGGATGCACCGGCGGTGGAGGGGGCCATGATGCTCTACTCGTCGGGCACGACCGGGCGCCCCAAGGGCGTGAAATACGACCGGCCGAGGCAGCGGTACGGGGAGTTTGTCGCTATCGCGGAGCTTCTGCGCGACGGATTCGGTATCGGCCCCGACAGTGTGTTGTTGCTGGCAGGGCCGCTGTACCATGCCGCCCCGCTTAGCTGGATGGGGGCGGCCCAGCGACTGGGGGCGACGGTCATTGCGTTGGACAAGTACGACGCGCACACCTGCCTGCAACTGATTTCCCAGCATGGGGTCACACATGCCCTAATGGTGCCGACTCACTTTGTTCGATTGCTGAAACTGGACAGCGAAGTTCGCGCCAGGTATTCGACGGCGTCCCTCCAGCGGGTGATTCACGCGGGTGCGCCGTGTCCGGTGGAGGTCAAGCGCCGAATGATGGCATGGTGGGGCCCCATCCTCCATGAGTTCTACTCCAGCACCGAGGCCAACGGATTTGTGATGATCGGGCCTCATGAGTGGCTCGCCCATCCCGGGTCGGTCGGCAAGGTGACTCGGGGAAGCATTCGCATCACCGACGACGCAGGGCAGCCGATGCCACCGGGAGAGCCGGGATTGATCTGGTTCGAGTCGGCGGGCGTCGCTTTCTCGTATCACAAGGCGGAAGACAAGACGCGTGCGGCATACGATGCCCAGGGACGAAGTACGGTTGGCGACATCGGCTACGTGGACGCCGACGGGTATCTCTACCTGACGGATCGCAAGGCCAACATGATCGTATCGGGCGGTGTGAACATTTATCCTCAGGAAATCGAGAGCCTGCTCACCTTGCACCCCGACGTACACGATCTTGCCGTTATCGGCACTCCCGACGAAGACCTGGGTGAAATCGTGACAGCCGTTGTTGTTCCCACGCCGGGCGTGGCGCCGGATGAGCGCCTCGCCGCCGCGCTGAGCAGCTACTGTCGTGCGCATTTGGCGTCGTTCAAGTGCCCGCGCAAGGTGCGCTTCGTCGAGGCTGTGCCGCGAACACCGACAGGAAAGCTACTCAAGCGGCTGATCGCGCTCGACTAA
- a CDS encoding electron transfer flavoprotein subunit alpha/FixB family protein, giving the protein MSILVIADHDNQTIKSATLNTVTAALNCASGDADVHVLVAGANAATAAEAAAKIAGVAKVWLADAAHLGDGLAENVAAQVVAMAHGYTHILAPATPYGKNVAPRVAALLDVAQISDITRVESADTFERPIYAGNAIATVQSADVVKVITVRGTGFDAASPSGGDALIESVPAVKDSGLSQFVGRQVTKLDRPELTSAKIIVSGGRGLGSSENYANVLTPLADKLHAALGASRAAVDAGYVPNDYQVGQTGKIVAPELYVAVGISGAIQHLAGMKDSKVIVAINKDPEAPIFSVADFGLVDDLFSAVPLLVKAIA; this is encoded by the coding sequence ATGAGCATTTTGGTAATTGCGGATCACGACAATCAAACGATCAAGTCGGCCACCTTGAATACGGTCACCGCGGCGCTGAACTGTGCGTCGGGCGACGCCGACGTACACGTGCTGGTGGCCGGCGCCAATGCCGCGACCGCGGCAGAGGCCGCCGCAAAGATTGCGGGTGTCGCGAAGGTATGGCTGGCCGACGCGGCACATTTGGGCGACGGGTTGGCTGAGAATGTGGCGGCGCAGGTGGTCGCAATGGCGCATGGCTACACGCACATTCTGGCGCCGGCCACACCCTACGGGAAGAACGTGGCGCCGCGCGTGGCGGCGTTGCTCGACGTGGCTCAGATTTCAGATATCACTCGCGTCGAAAGTGCCGATACGTTTGAGCGTCCGATCTACGCGGGCAATGCTATCGCTACGGTACAGAGCGCCGATGTCGTCAAGGTCATCACTGTGCGCGGAACCGGATTCGATGCGGCCTCACCGAGTGGTGGGGACGCTTTGATCGAGTCAGTGCCGGCGGTCAAGGATTCGGGCCTGTCGCAATTCGTGGGTCGACAGGTGACGAAACTTGACCGTCCGGAACTGACCTCAGCAAAGATTATTGTGTCGGGTGGGCGCGGCCTGGGGTCGTCGGAGAACTATGCCAATGTGCTGACCCCGCTGGCCGACAAGCTTCACGCGGCGTTGGGGGCCTCTCGCGCTGCCGTGGACGCAGGGTATGTCCCCAATGACTACCAGGTCGGCCAGACGGGCAAGATCGTCGCGCCAGAGTTATACGTGGCGGTGGGTATCTCGGGGGCAATCCAGCATTTGGCCGGAATGAAGGATTCGAAGGTGATCGTGGCGATCAACAAGGATCCGGAAGCGCCGATTTTTTCGGTGGCCGATTTCGGGCTCGTAGACGATTTGTTCTCTGCGGTTCCGCTTCTCGTAAAGGCCATTGCCTGA